One window from the genome of Zymoseptoria tritici IPO323 chromosome 11, whole genome shotgun sequence encodes:
- the AMN8 gene encoding putative 1,2-alpha-mannosidase (1,2-Alpha-Mannosidase (Glycosyl Hydrolase Family 47) (May be membrane bound-no signal p prediction)), with the protein MAPPRTRRARWLAIAVCIAIVFLLYERSALENVSYPDYLNVGGGSVLRGGDITGKFHDPDAPLSQSPHREPSIADTSIEPEEKTEVKLPEEPKLETPTVPERPAVTEEKHLPALPTLQTEKPAVPQSSGSDNAGPHDDLNNRIDPLYKPPRPATTSSAPPIHWSKQPEKYPITSTRKLPTGTPKPIPRIQHSKPSPADPSRLAAVKKAAQHAWKGYRTHGWGFDEVRPVSGQGKNSFNGWGATLVDSLDTLWIMGMKDEFEEAVNQTANIDFTTSSRDDIPLFEVTIRYLGGLIAAYDVSGRKYQVLMDKALELGEILYSAFDTNNRMPETYYKWKPPSAQKKTYPSGEGRHRVVLAELGTLSLEFTRLAQLSGEDKFYDAIARITDAFEEMQMRTRLPGMWPISVDASGCGKEMGVAASRKETGVVGNRKGRNPPGKAAEDAAAKASGALDAAKEKIDQPPVDPPIKQSTDDTIGPEVELTKEPDAKALAEAEKKLLNSQNHDAHMDAAMEKMDKNVANPMPHTGKQTDLRNPSELTPNDNELTKRHAKRAAIEPDAAALKAAEKILKDSMDPQANMDKAMQAMDKNVANPMAHTGEQQDLRAQSAYQDEERTGNKNVKREAEEAYIPDAAALAAAEKILKDSMDSEAHMDEAMEKMDKNVANPMAHTGKQSDLRAQPAYMDQERSSNKNVKREDGGFVPTEPDAAALAKAEKILKDSQDPEAHMDAAMEKMDKNVANPMAHTGKQSDLRNPSEHAPQGSKPQGGTYTPDSIGLHPGDAPYKAGMGAAYLEQQTASHSDDNRALKNAYHPADELPMFVEDLPPEEETCIPQGLETPSLHGTEVYTLGGQSDSVYEYFPKEYLLLGGQVEQYKTMYLASTKPIIDKLLFRPMTPDNLDILIAGELTVSINYTTELPYDELTPKNEHLTCFAGGMLAMGGRIFNEPSHIELGRKVTEGCVWGYNATQTGIMPEGLHVMACEDVKDCKWNETKWHDELDPYRSYREEQRKQFFEKYPDYVEATTDGVAMERDAFKPKEGLKAKTVEVKPKPVEEDPFNAKAKRQLDDEELGLEETPAGPEEAPAVLGPVEDTIPDALPPSSTEPLPPLSSLSLKPTETTDKETYSYPVYTPTPPKTHEQFIQSKLTSERLPRGFTSLERKYILRPEAIESVWYMFRITGDQHWRDVGWQMFQSIEKATKAKWGHSSISDVTRTGKREADEDGEEVWIEGFGQTDQMESFWLAETLKYFYLLFEESERWGLDEWVLNTEAHFFRRPDAGRWDGEKVVK; encoded by the coding sequence ATGGCTCCTCCACGGACACGACGGGCGCGATGGCTGGCCATTGCGGTGTGCATagccatcgtcttcctcctgtACGAGCGGAGTGCACTGGAGAACGTCTCGTACCCCGACTACTTGAACGTCGGCGGCGGATCCGTTCTGAGAGGCGGCGACATCACGGGAAAGTTCCACGATCCGGATGCTCCCCTCTCACAGTCGCCTCACCGTGAGCCGAGTATCGCAGACACTTCGATCGAACCGGAAGAGAAGACTGAGGTCAAGCTTCCTGAAGAGCCGAAGCTCGAGACTCCGACTGTGCCGGAACGTCCAGCTGTCACAGAAGAGAAGCATCTGCCTGCACTACCCACTCTACAGACAGAAAAGCCCGCCGTACCTCAATCCTCGGGATCAGACAATGCGGGACCTCACGACGATCTCAACAACCGAATCGATCCTCTCTACAAACCACCACGACCAGCCACAACCTCTTCCGCACCGCCCATCCACTGGAGCAAACAACCCGAAAAGTACCCCATCACCTCCACCCGCAAACTCCCCACCGGCACACCGAAACCAATACCTCGCATTCAACACTCCAAACCCTCGCCCGCCGATCCCTCCCGCCTCGCAGCCGTCAAGAAAGCCGCTCAACACGCGTGGAAAGGATACCGCACTCACGGCTGGGGTTTCGACGAAGTCAGACCAGTTTCCGGCCAGGGCAAGAACTCGTTCAATGGCTGGGGCGCCACACTCGTGGACTCATTGGACACACTATGGATCATGGGCATGAAAGACGAGTTCGAAGAGGCGGTCAACCAAACGGCGAATATCGACTTCACGACCTCCTCAAGAGATGACATACCGTTGTTCGAAGTCACGATCAGATATCTCGGAGGATTGATCGCGGCGTACGATGTGAGCGGGAGGAAATATCAAGTCTTGATGGACAAAGCGCTGGAATTGGGAGAGATTTTGTACAGCGCGTTTGACACGAATAATCGCATGCCGGAGACTTATTACAAGTGGAAACCGCCGAGTGCGCAGAAAAAGACATACCCGAGCGGAGAAGGGCGACATCGTGTCGTGTTGGCGGAGTTGGGCACGCTGAGTCTGGAATTCACGAGGTTGGCGCAGTTGTCCGGGGAGGATAAGTTTTATGATGCGATTGCGAGGATTACGGATGCGTTTGAGGAGATgcagatgaggacgaggttgCCCGGTATGTGGCCGATTTCGGTGGATGCGAGTGGGTGTGGGAAGGAGATGGGGGTGGCGGCGAGTCGGAAGGAGACGGGGGTGGTGGGGAATAGGAAGGGTCGGAACCCACCTGGGAAGGCTGCGGAAGATGctgcggcgaaggcgagtGGTGCTTTGGacgcggcgaaggagaagattgATCAGCCGCCGGTGGATCCTCCTATCAAGCAGAGCACCGACGACACCATCGGGCCGGAAGTCGAGCTCACAAAGGAGCCCGATGCAAAGGCACTAGctgaggcggagaagaagctgtTGAACTCACAAAACCACGACGCACACATGGACGCTGCtatggagaagatggacaaGAACGTCGCAAACCCCATGCCTCACACTGGCAAGCAAACCGATCTGCGGAACCCTTCCGAGCTAACACCAAACGACAACGAACTCACCAAGAGGCACGCAAAGAGGGCAGCAATCGAGCCCGATGCAGCGGCATTGAAAGCAGCCGAGAAGATTCTCAAGGACTCGATGGACCCGCAAGCCAATATGGACAAGGCCATGCAAGCCATGGACAAGAACGTCGCAAATCCTATGGCGCACACGGGTGAACAGCAGGACTTGCGCGCACAGTCCGCCTATCAAGACGAGGAAAGAACGGGCAACAAGAATGTCAAGAgggaggcagaggaggctTATATTCCCGATGCGGCGGCGTTGGCGGCGGCTGAGAAGATCTTGAAGGACTCGATGGATTCCGAGGCGCATATGGAtgaggcgatggagaagatggataAGAATGTTGCGAATCCGATGGCGCATACGGGGAAGCAGAGTGATTTGCGTGCGCAGCCTGCGTATATGGATCAGGAGAGGTCGAGCAACAAGAATGTCAAGAGGGAGGATGGTGGTTTCGTCCCGACTGAGCCGGACGCTGCGGCGTTGGCGAAAGCCGAGAAAATTTTGAAAGATTCGCAGGACCCGGAAGCGCATATGGATGCTGccatggagaagatggacaaAAATGTCGCGAACCCGATGGCGCATACTGGCAAGCAGAGTGACCTGAGAAACCCGTCTGAACATGCGCCGCAAGGGTCGAAGCCTCAAGGCGGAACCTACACTCCAGACTCCATCGGCCTCCACCCCGGCGACGCACCATACAAAGCTGGCATGGGCGCCGCCTACCTCGAGCAGCAAACCGCCTCCCACTCCGACGACAATCGCGCCCTTAAAAACGCCTACCATCCCGCGGATGAACTCCCCATGTTCGTCGAAGACCTCCCCCCAGAAGAAGAAACCTGCATCCCTCAAGGCCTCGAGACCCCCTCCCTGCACGGTACAGAAGTCTACACCCTCGGCGGTCAATCGGACAGTGTATACGAATACTTTCCGAAAGagtacctcctcctcggcggacAGGTCGAACAGTACAAAACGATGTATTTGGCCAGCACGAAACCCATCATCGACAAACTCCTCTTCCGTCCCATGACGCCCGATAACTTGGACATCCTCATTGCAGGGGAACTGACTGTCTCTATCAATTACACCACCGAGCTGCCCTACGATGAACTCACCCCAAAGAACGAACATCTGACGTGTTTCGCGGGTGGTATGCTGGCCATGGGCGGGCGTATCTTCAACGAACCTTCCCACATTGAACTTGGGAGGAAAGTGACAGAAGGATGCGTGTGGGGGTATAATGCGACGCAGACGGGCATTATGCCGGAGGGACTGCATGTCATGGCGTGCGAGGATGTGAAGGACTGCAAGTGGAATGAGACGAAGTGGCATGATGAGTTGGATCCGTATAGGAGTTATCGGGAAGAGCAGAGGAAGCAGTTTTTTGAGAAGTATCCGGATTATGTGGAGGCCACGACGGATGGagtggcgatggagagggatgCGTTCAAGCCGAAGGAGGGGTTGAAGGCGAAGACGGTTGAGGTGAAGCCGAAGcctgtggaggaggatccgTTCAacgcgaaggcgaagaggcaGCTGGACGACGAGGAACTAGGTCTCGAGGAAACACCCGCCGGTCCTGAAGAAGCGCCCGCCGTCCTTGGCCCAGTGGAAGACACCATCCCCGACGCCCTtcccccctcctccaccgagCCTCTCCCCCCTCTTTCCTCCCTATCCCTCAAACCCACGGAAACCACCGACAAAGAAACTTACTCCTACCCAGTCTACACCCCCACACCACCCAAAACCCACGAGCAATTCATCCAGTCAAAACTCACCTCCGAACGCCTCCCCCGCGGCTTCACCTCCCTAGAACGAAAATACATCCTCCGCCCCGAAGCCATCGAGTCCGTCTGGTACATGTTCCGCATCACCGGCGATCAACACTGGCGAGACGTAGGCTGGCAAATGTTCCAGAGCATCGAGAAAGCGACGAAAGCGAAGTGGGGACATAGTTCGATTTCGGATGTCACCCGGACGGGGAAGAGAGAGGCGGATGAGGATGGGGAAGAAGTGTGGATCGAGGGTTTCGGCCAGACGGATCAGATGGAAAGTTTCTGGTTGGCGGAGACGTTGAAGTATTTCTATCTGTTGTTTGAAGAGAGTGAGAGGTGGGGATTGGATGAGTGGGTGTTGAATACTGAGGCGCATTTTTTTAGGAGGCCGGATGCGGGGAGGTGGGATGGGGAGAAGGTGGTGAAGTAG